Proteins encoded by one window of Anopheles maculipalpis chromosome 2RL, idAnoMacuDA_375_x, whole genome shotgun sequence:
- the LOC126567130 gene encoding uncharacterized protein LOC126567130, with protein MEQCKICGRHRKQAVQLTPTFEFNVEPFEDDRELSHFLYRLTQDIINTKNYSDENINRICEKHVRNSHYPDSQRLREVVQDLKNKLNIVNRKEIQSTAESKRQDITQTAENEKTMALQDVRRMKDKNISTQSLINVPKLLLKDASSSISTITTYNFPSSEEPKVDPLQLLITSTSRKSEMSPASSSTLQTIFLKPDPRELSANQTVQPVNSSVDALTRMVAASRKPESGCKRCPLGKCTHRKVHETVSRKVRKNDGLNF; from the exons ATGGAACAATGCAAAATTTGTGGACGGCATAGGAAACAGGCCGTACAGCTTACTCCAACATTTGAGTTCAATGTAGAACC ATTTGAAGATGATCGAGAGCTATCACATTTCCTGTACCGACTGACGCAGGAtataataaatacaaaaaactaTTCCGATGAAAATATTAACCGAATTTGTGAAAAACATGTGCGTAACTCTCACTACCCCGATAGCCAACGGTTGCGAGAAGTGGTGCAAGATTTGAAGAACAAATTGAATATCGTAAATCGTAAAGAAATACAATCTACGGCTGAAAGTAAAAGACAAGACATCACACAGACTGCTGAGAATGAGAAAACAATGGCCCTGCAGGATGTACGACGAATGAAAGATAAAAACATCAGTACACAATCGCTCATTAATGTGCCCAAACTTTTACTGAAGG ATGCCTCCAGCTCCATCAGTACAATCACTACGTACAATTTCCCCTCTTCAGAGGAACCAAAGGTAGACCCACTTCAGCTACTGATAACTTCAACGTCTCGTAAAAGTGAAATGTCTCCAGCATCGAGCTCTACGCTACAAACAATTTTCCTGAAACCAGATCCCCGCGAACTATCTGCTAATCAAACCGTTCAGCCAGTGAATAGTTCAGTCGATGCACTAACCAGAATGGTTGCAGCTAGCAGAAAACCGGAAAGTGGATGTAAAAGATGCCCTTTGGGTAAATGTACTCATCGGAAAGTGCACGAAACTGTCTCACGGAAAGTACGCAAGAATGATGGATTAAATTTCTAG
- the LOC126557134 gene encoding RUN and FYVE domain-containing protein 2 isoform X3 codes for MSTDRLLFRNPSEEESLSSTPISKSPSLASIREGLTRRESYCSLASYSTASPSANDADGGCRKKQTARDPASIERSNLVKICKLVVKELLEQSLRFGRMLDSDHLPLQHFFIVLEHVLRHGLKPKKGLLGPKKELWDILQSVERYCVEAMDITSSVRDLPTVRTHMGRARAWLRLALMQKKLADYLQVLVEHRDDSLAEYYEPHALMMSDEIIIIVGILVGLNVIDCNLCVKEEDLDSQQGVIDFSLYLRSSSRNSPDEENNGGVGAGIDDSATGAMTAVLDQKNYIEELNRHLNATVANLQAKVESLTTTNALMKEDLAIARNSLMALQAENAALRRASQHGHPIEDKTNVLDRFDPEMAETLAEERKKRQEIEKELDLQVSLKAETEMAMKLLEKDIHEKQDTIVSLRRQLEDIKSINLDMYRKLQECEASLKHKTELMSRMETQRESMASAISQLEKKYSSETASLNALQESSQALSLQVVASEQRAARAEADLRIEREWRTAMQEKEMAHKEVISELQLQLKQLSDDSKQLGKANVELEKLRSQWAEDQRTLEELGVQLSVSKLQISELKERATGSHHNHNGSDSNRDGDSLASSGGGGGGGGWTPDKVVSKCTGCEKEFSMTRRKHHCRNCGKIFCSSCSEHVAALATTDQQQTANGSKPVRVCDHCWEKLAAK; via the exons ATGAGCACCGATAGGCTGTTGTTTAGAAATCCGAGCGAGGAGGAATCCCTTTCCAGCACCCCGATCAGTAAGTCGCCCTCGTTGGCATCCATCCGCGAAGGGCTAACGCGTCGGGAAAGCTATTGCTCCCTGGCATCCTATTCCACCGCAAGTCCTTCGGCCAACGACGCTGATGGTGGGTGTAGAAAGAAGCAAACCG CGCGCGATCCAGCCTCGATCGAGCGGAGCAACCTGGTGAAGATATGCAAGCTGGTGGTAAAGGAATTGCTGGAACAATCGTTGCGCTTTGGCCGCATGCTGGACTCGGACCACCTTCCGCTGCAGCACTTCTTCATCGTGCTGGAGCATGTGTTGCGGCATGGGCTAAAGCCGAAGAAGGGACTACTCGGCCCGAAAAAGGAGCTGTGGGACATTTTGCAAAGTGTCGAGCGATACTGCGTCGAAGCGATGGATATTACTTCCTCCGTGCGCGATCTGCCTACGGTGCGGACGCATATGGGCCGCGCTAGGGCCTGGTTGCGATTGGCACTGATGCAGAAAAAGCTGGCCGATTATCTGCAGGTGCTGGTCGAGCATCGGGACGATTCGCTGGCGGAATATTACGAACCGCACGCATTGATGATGAGTGATGAG ATCATAATCATCGTGGGCATTCTGGTGGGGCTGAATGTAATCGATTGCAACCTGTGCGTGAAAGAGGAAGATCTGGATTCACAGCAAGGTGTGATCGACTTTTCCCTGTACCTTCGGTCCAGCTCACGCAACAGCCCGGACGAGGAAAATAATGGTGGTGTTGGGGCTGGTATCGATGACAGTGCCACCGGTGCCATGACGGCCGTGTTGGACCAGAAGAATTACATCGAAGAACTAAATCGACATCTCAA TGCCACGGTCGCCAACTTACAAGCGAAGGTCGAATCACTCACCACGACCAACGCGCTCATGAAGGAAGATTTAGCGATCGCACGGAACAGCCTGATGGCACTGCAAGCGGAAAATGCAGCCCTTCGAAGGGCATCCCAGCACGGACACCCGATCGAGGATAAGACGAACGTACTGGATCGCTTTGATCCCGAAATGGCAGAAACACTGGCGGAGGAACGTAAAAAGCGACAGGAGATCGAGAAAGAACTGGACCTGCAA GTATCCCTTAAAGCGGAAACGGAAATGGCCATGAAGCTGCTAGAAAAGGATATACACGAAAAGCAGGATACGATCGTTTCATTACGCCGTCAGCTGGAGGACATCAAATCGATCAATCTTGACATGTACCGTAAGCTACAG GAGTGTGAGGCGTCGCTGAAGCACAAAACAGAGCTAATGTCGCGGATGGAAACGCAGCGCGAATCGATGGCAAGCGCGATATCGCAACTGGAAAAAAA ATACAGTTCGGAAACCGCCAGCCTAAACGCGCTCCAAGAATCGTCCCAGGCGTTATCGTTGCAAGTGGTCGCTAGCGAACAGAGGGCGGCACGTGCCGAAGCAGATTTGCGCATCGAACGCGAGTGGCGAACTGCTATGCAGGAAAAGGAGATGGCACATAAGGAAGTTATAAGCGAATTACAGCTACAGTTGAAACAGCTGTCGGATGATTCAAAG cAACTCGGAAAAGCCAACGTTGAGCTGGAAAAACTTCGCAGCCAATGGGCCGAAGATCAGCGCACGCTCGAGGAGCTCGGTGTACAGCTGAGTGTGAGCAAGCTGCAAATCTCGGAACTAAAGGAAAGGGCAACTGGCAGCCACCATAATCATAACGGCTCCGATAGCAACCGCGATGGTGACTCCTTGGCtagcagtggtggtggtggtggtggtggtggctggACACCGGATAAAGTCGTGTCGAAGTGTACGGGGTGTGAAAAAGAATTTAGCATGACACGTCGAAAACATCACTGCCGAAATTGTGGCAAAATATTCTGCTCGAGCTGTTCGGAGCATGTGGCCGCGTTGGCGACAACGGATCAGCAGCAAACGGCCAACGGAAGCAAACCGGTGCGCGTATGTGATCATTGTTGGGAAAAGTTGGCCGCTAAGTAA
- the LOC126559656 gene encoding condensin complex subunit 1: MEWQFIIPQARAELLRSDKNHYCVGRVLNAAKVPDALQASRVVSTDPFAIFDHFDTFYSVIDNEKGLAGVYLVRAYDQLYGAIDKLGSTMAELLSRKEMDTTDRQSSLNALKMFAFLVNGMVKVIDSHVNTANEKITTKKTKKQSVNEQAEALDWDNKRYQCIVQLYNLMQLPLEKLWEPPVCEESFVDVICDVCYRTLEQSYVRTRNIADSVFQILGTAIKRYNHSLAFPVRILQIIEHFETAIPPVAAGVLLLYEEFGIQTIYPVIIKEIIERLSVDSADSQTAKFYSLFLLELGTLAPKLMIPHLSMLSEELLNLESYTLRNCVLQIMGEAIVSELTSEELSDELKETRDEFLDDLLNHIMDISAHVRSKVLQVWLNLKENNAVPLAWIHKVLNMAVERLEDKALVVRKQAIALIKAFLEHNPFSAKLSLAELRAQYEEEEKKLQDLRTQLVEHNAKMKTKEEEWEDIVVQMYPIVTELFGKEPDDLETATEADVKLLSESIITLLKEENYKELVRLVQRADYALGNSDERKEMTFEHQCMYYITLLKSYFIHGHANAELSAEVERVENSVKFLHDSLRFSELISNAVPKLLEMLMSKAQTDVHGAIDFFTSAYLFGIKGTEQGMQQMLYLVWSSDKEKRENVTAAYKRVLFETNLQGRAHTVKVVRNLSQFLINLTCGQYTAMEVIIQEWVESGDIDAQMIQVLFEIYTMKLENVTAEEARQALQLLVMVAAAKPSVVTANQKLLETIGLEDRGRRDPRIFVGTLELLMNSLPQPSNSSKYYKRYDHSASTVQHVIDLYTKLFFCSQVHSFDDIGTKVFDFIYKMVKTPDLLSQSIVVALYERLQKCATDKNAALEAAGDENRLTQLSQISGSTQEMSSRASSQSATSVTQPEELLLTIPHFLAARFIFTIGYVAMREMIYLDIDVYSNMKYRQELKDELKNQKKKNAALAGKKQLMATPVSAGKAANMRKSLSTSMNVSASNALKRLSGSTGNNGPEQTVEPEEELLSGATAEDAVAEEINYICEQELLYGKNNLLNRLIPTVLEVCKFPNRYKDELLQKAAVLTLIRLMAVSSKFCEDNMSFLMNIFKHTRNTNIKCNIVIGLSDFTFRFPNVIEPWTKHMYATLHEENVELRMTAVKMLSHLILHEMIRVKGQISDLALCIVDPVKEIRTITEQFFKEIANKSNILYNVLPDIISRLSDPKLELEEEKYHIIMRYIIGLINKDKQIESLVEKLCLRFRVTKEVRQWRDIAFCLSLLSYNEKTIKKLVENIGCFKDKVQHEEIYQAFRTIISNTSKLAKAELKSAVVEFETRLKECLEVRDEVANAAGTTNSAGSSDEGNDERASTSGRKGQAATTVGRKGSKPPAAVNKSGRKAAAGGGGGSNKSATGRRAVAGRRGTKQAAVSSDEDESDSEEENLPPATSSRAAVRARQNMKITKVIESDNSDDDEEEMPPKRGKTKR, from the exons ATGGAGTGGCAATTCATCATACCACAGGCAAGAGCGGAGTTACTTCGTTCGGACAAAAACCATTACTGCGTCGGCCGAGTGCTTAACGCCGCCAAAGTTCCGGATGCGCTGCAGG CGTCTCGCGTAGTTTCGACTGATCCGTTCGCTATATTCGATCATTTTGATACGTTCTATTCGGTGATCGACAATGAGAAGGGTTTGGCCGGAGTGTATCTGGTGCGCGCCTACGACCAGCTGTATGGCGCTATCGACAAGCTGGGCAGTACGATGGCGGAACTGCTGTCCCGGAAGGAAATGGACACAACCGACCGTCAATCGTCGCTGAATGCGTTAAAAATGTTTGCGTTTCTGGTAAATGGGATGGTAAAGGTGATCGATTCGCATGTAAATACAGCGAATGAGAAAATCACCaccaagaaaaccaaaaagcaGTCAGTAAACGAACAGGCGGAAGCGCTAGATTGGGACAATAAACGGTACCAGTGCATCGTTCAGCTGTACAACTTGATGCAGCTGCCGTTGGAGAAGCTATGGGAGCCACCGGTCTGCGAGGAATCGTTCGTAGA CGTAATTTGCGATGTTTGCTATCGAACGCTGGAGCAGTCGTACGTGCGAACCCGCAATATCGCGGACAGTGTGTTCCAGATACTTGGCACAGCCATCAAACGCTACAACCATTCGCTAGCGTTCCCGGTGCGCATTCTGCAAATAATCGAACATTTCGAAACGGCGATCCCTCCGGTTGCGGCGGGCGTACTGCTGCTCTACGAAGAGTTCGGCATACAAACGATCTATCCCGTGATCATAAAGGAAATTATCGAACGTCTGAGTGTGGATTCGGCCGATTCGCAAACGGCGAAATTTTACAGCCTTTTCCTGCTCGAGCTCGGTACACTTGCCCCGAAGCTTATGATACCACATCTGTCGATGCTCAGCGAAGAGCTGCTCAATCTGGAATCGTACACACTGCGAAACTGtgttttgcagattatggGCGAAGCGATCGTTAGCGAGCTTACGTCGGAAGAGCTATCCGATGAGCTAAAGGAGACGCGGGATGAGTTTCTGGACGATCTGCTTAATCACATTATGGACATATCGGCCCATGTACGTTCAAAGGTTTTGCAAGTTTGGTTGAATCTCAAAGAGAACAATGCGGTACCGCTCGCCTGGATACATAAGGTGCTAAATATGGCGGTTGAACGGTTGGAGGATAAGGCGCTGGTAGTGCGGAAGCAGGCGATCGCTTTGATTAAAGCTTTCCTCGAGCACAATCCATTTTCCGCGAAG CTATCGCTCGCCGAACTAAGGGCCCAGTAcgaggaggaagagaaaaagctGCAGGACTTACGCACACAGCTAGTGGAGCACAACGCTAAAATGAAGACGAAGGAAGAAGAATGGGAAGACATCGTGGTGCAAATGTATCCGATCGTAACAGAGCTGTTCGGCAAGGAGCCCGACGATCTGGAAACTGCAACCGAAGCCGATGTAAAGCTGCTTTCGGAGAGTATCATAACGCTACTGAAGGAGGAAAATTACAAGGAACTAGTACGGCTGGTACAGCGGGCCGATTACGCGCTGGGCAATAGCGATGAACGTAAGGAGATGACTTTCGAGCATCAGTGCATGTATTACATTACGCTGCTAAAGAGCTACTTCATTCATGGTCACGCGAATGCGGAACTG AGTGCCGAAGTCGAGAGGGTGGAAAACTCCGTGAAGTTCCTGCACGATTCGCTACGCTTTTCGGAGCTGATATCGAATGCCGTTCCCAAGTTGCTGGAAATGCTGATGTCGAAGGCTCAAACGGATGTGCACGGTGCGATCGATTTCTTTACCTCGGCGTATCTGTTCGGGATCAAGGGTACGGAACAGGGTATGCAGCAAATGCTTTACCTCGTTTGGTCTTCCGACAAGGAAAAGCGCGAGAACGTAACAGCTGCCTACAAACGGGTACTGTTCGAAACGAACCTACAGGGCCGAGCGCACACAGTAAAGGTGGTGCGAAATTTGAGCCAATTTCTGATCAATTTAACTTGCGGTCAATATACCGCAATGGAGGTGATAATACAGGAGTGGGTCGAGAGTGGTGATATCGATGCGCAGATGATTCAGGTTTTGTTCGAAATCTACACAATGAAGCTCGAGAACGTGACGGCGGAAGAAGCGCGTCAGGCACTCCAGTTGCTGGTGATGGTAGCGGCCGCTAAACCGTCGGTTGTAACTGCCAACCAAAAGCTGCTGGAAACGATCGGGCTAGAGGATCgtggccggcgtgatccaCGCATTTTTGTGGGCACACTGGAGCTGCTCATGAACTCGCTACCTCAGCCGTCGAACAGTTCGAAATACTACAAGCGCTACGATCATTCGGCATCGACCGTGCAGCACGTTATCGACCTGTACACTAAGCTATTCTTCTGCTCCCAGGTGCATTCGTTCGACGACATTGGCACGAAAGTGTTTGACTTTATTTACAAAATGGTCAAAACGCCCGATCTTTTGTCACAATCGATTGTGGTCGCTTTATACGAACGTTTGCAGAAGTGCGCGACGGACAAGAATGCGGCGTTGGAAGCAGCCGGTGACGAAAACCGGCTGACGCAGCTGAGCCAAATTTCAGGATCTACGCAAGAAATGAGCTCTCGCGCATCATCGCAATCTGCAACCTCCGTAACACAGCCGGAAGAGCTGCTGCTTACCATACCACACTTTTTGGCAGCACGATTCATCTTCACGATCGGGTACGTGGCGATGCGCGAGATGATCTATCTGGACATTGATGTGTACAGCAACATGAAGTACCGTCAGGAGTTGAAGGATGAGTTGAAGaatcagaaaaagaaaaatgccgCATTGGCAGGGAAAAAGCAGTTGATGGCAACACCGGTCAGTGCTGGAAAGGCGGCAAACATGCGCAAATCTCTTTCCACCTCTATGAACGTATCAGCTAGTAATGCACTGAAGCGTCTGTCCGGATCGACCGGTAATAATGGACCCGAGCAGACGGTCGAACCAGAAGAGGAACTACTTAGCGGCGCCACGGCCGAGGATGCAGTAGCGGAGGAGATCAATTACATTTGCGAGCAGGAGCTACTGTACGGGAAGAATAATTTGCTGAACCGATTAATTCCTACCGTGCTGGAGGTATGCAAGTTCCCGAACCGCTACAAGGATGAGCTGCTGCAAAAGGCGGCCGTGCTGACGCTTATTCGGCTGATGGCCGTGTCGTCCAAGTTCTGCGAGGATAACATGTCGTTCCTGATGAACATTTTCAAGCACACGAGAAACACCAACATAAAGTGTAATATCGTAATTGGGCTGTCCGATTTTACCTTCCGCTTTCCGAACGTGATCGAACCATGGACCAAGCACATGTACGCCACGCTGCACGAAGAAAACGTGGAGTTGCGCATGACGGCAGTGAAGATGCTGTCCCATCTGATCCTGCACGAGATGATTCGGGTGAAGGGACAAATATCGGATCTTGCGCTCTGTATCGTGGATCCGGTGAAGGAGATACGCACCATCACGGAGCAGTTCTTTAAGGAGATTGCAAACAAATCGAACATCCTGTACAATGTGCTGCCCGACATCATTTCTCGATTGAGCGATCCGAAGCTGGAACTCGAAGAGGAAAAGTATCACATCATAATGCGCTACATTATTGGGCTTATTAATAAGGACAAACAGATTGAGAGTTTGGTCGAGAAGTTGTGCTTACGGTTCCGGGTGACGAAAGAGGTACGTCAGTGGCGGGACATTGCATTCTGTCTGTCGCTGCTATCGTACAATGAGAAGACGATCAAGAAGTTGGTGGAAAACATAGGCTGCTTTAAGGATAAGGTGCAGCATGAGGAGATTTATCAAGCATTCCGTACGATCATCAGCAACACGAGTAAACTGGCAAAGGCGGAACTGAag AGTGCAGTGGTTGAATTTGAGACCCGGTTAAAGGAATGCTTAGAGGTGCGCGATGAAGTGGCGAATGCAGCAGGAACAACTAACTCAGCCGGATCTTCGGATGAAGGGAACGATGAACGGGCATCGACTTCGGGTAGAAAGGGCCAGGCGGCGACAACCGTTGGGCGTAAAGGATCCAAACCACCAGCTGCTGTAAATAAGAGCGGCAGGAAAGCGGcagcaggaggaggaggaggaagtaATAAATCAGCAACGGGCCGTCGCGCCGTTGCTGGCAGACGCGGGACAAAACAAGCAGCAGTTTCGTCCGACGAGGACGAAAGCGACAGTGAGGAAGAAAATCTGCCCCCAGCAACGAGTTCACGAGCCGCGGTCCGGGCCCGCCAGAACATGAAGATTACCAAAGTCATTGAAAGTGACAATTCAG ATGACGATGAGGAAGAGATGCCACCGAAACGTGGGAAAACGAAACGGTAG
- the LOC126559722 gene encoding endoplasmic reticulum metallopeptidase 1-like, whose product MPQPKRVRFKEDERHVVKNLHELHSSAVYGALLVVIGCGLLTSYLSTRLPPALTVENLERSPNAFIAERAWASLKTLNDMGPKPAGSQANEVMAYEFLLKEVQRIEASKHDSQQLELDSQTVTGAFSISLLNQSMTSMYRNVQNVVVRLVGSDARQALLLNCHFDTVASSPGASDDGASCAVMLEVLRVLSRQPIRTRHTVLFLFNGAEETMLQAAHGFITQHRWAAEVRAFLNLESSGSGGKEVLFQAGPHHPWLIEAYARAIRHPFAHTVGEEIFQLGLIPSDTDFRMFRDYGEVPGMDFAHIANGYRYHTRYDSMDFLSLEVLQRTGDNVLALTRDLAECDELAASKLPTGETVFFDFIGLVFVHYSVASGRMINLAIALLSVIVPLIGFSRIHFKDVLREVTFGLLGTVIGTIFSTIACTTMARQLDFFSKTMTWYTNTQLILGLYCCSALLAHCFVYLFLTTFYTNEKSNLSLGQMTQARLIGVNVFWSFVTLAATSAGYRSGYIPMVLLACSLASSLLNVIIKAGRTHRRWIYVHLAFQLPALLWSTNFYNVLVQLFVPITGRFGGSRNPEVFISLLAAAGTLLCCSYWIPFIGQLRHMMNFTAKLSAIIVLTLALACFSPLGLPYRDESMAKDPTPQRHYVTHTFRVFHDEYGLYTHSDAGFLFQEMDRNTRATLEEYVVQGETLVPMRQVQSCEKELFCALPFYSLWHQMRFNNYWLPGPEPIVDNMVTMAYLGTEQLDMRTQRLMFTLEGSIQSSIIIGPKEGVQLVGWSLLDHVPPPAKFAGRDGHFIFITHGLPGKAWNMTVDVQYDQPKDNGNLVDIVVTTKYWEYQHMHTADFEELLARFPSWAHVVPSVAVVSVFPL is encoded by the exons ATGCCACAGCCAAAGCGTGTCCGTTTTAAGGAGGACGAACGACACGTGGTGAAGAATCTGCACGAGCTTCACAGTAGTGCCGTGTACGGCGCACTGTTGGTTGTGATCGGATGTGGACTGTTAACGAGCTATTTGTCCACACGGCTTCCACCGGCACTAACGGTGGAGAATCTAGAACGTTCGCCCAATGCATTTATTGCCGAGCGTGCCTGGGCCAGCCTGAAAACGCTTAACGACATGGGACCTAAGCCGGCTGGAAGTCAGGCAAACGAGGTGATGGCTTACGAGTTCCTGCTGAAGGAAGTGCAACGTATCGAAGCGTCAAAACATGACAGCCAACAGCTCGAGCTCGATAGCCAAACGGTGACCGGAGCGTTCAGTATCTCGCTGTTGAACCAATCGATGACCAGCATGTATCGAAACGTGCAGAACGTTGTGGTGCGATTGGTAGGTAGTGATGCTCGACAAGCGCTACTGTTGAACTGCCACTTTGACACGGTGGCAAGCAGTCCCGGTGCGAGTGATGACGGTGCAAGCTGTGCCGTGATGTTGGAAGTTTTGCGTGTCTTGTCCCGCCAACCGATACGCACCCGCCACACGGTactgtttctttttaatgGGGCAGAAGAAACAATGCTTCAAGCGGCACATGGATTCATTACACAGCATCGGTGGGCGGCCGAGGTGCGTGCGTTTCTAAATCTTGAATCGTCCGGCTCCGGTGGGAAGGAAGTACTGTTCCAGGCTGGACCGCATCATCCTTGGTTGATTGAGGCATACGCACGAGCCATACGGCATCCGTTTGCGCACACCGTTGGTGAGGAAATCTTCCAGCTCGGGCTGATCCCATCCGATACGGATTTCCGAATGTTTCGCGATTATGGGGAGGTACCGGGGATGGACTTTGCTCACATTGCTAATGGGTACCGGTACCACACGCGTTACGATTCTATGGACTTCCTGTCGCTCGAAGTACTGCAGCGCACTGGGGACAATGTGCTCGCACTGACACGCGATTTGGCCGAATGTGATGAACTAGCAGCCTCCAAACTACCCACCGGTGAAACGGTTTTCTTCGACTTTATCGGGCTTGTCTTTGTGCATTATTCGGTAGCAAGTGGCCGTATGATCAACCTGGCCATTGCGCTACTTTCCGTGATCGTGCCTTTGATCGGGTTTTCACGGATACACTTCAAGGATGTTTTGCGGGAAGTTACCTTTGGACTGTTGGGAACCGTTATTGGAACAATTTTTAGCACGATTGCATGCACAACAATGGCACGTCAGCTAGATTTCTTCAGCAAAACCATGACCTGGTACACAAACACGCAGCTGATTCTGGGCCTTTACTGCTGCTCTGCATTGTTGGCACACTGTTTCGTCTATCTATTTCTAACGACGTTCTACACTAACGAAAAG AGCAATCTTTCGCTGGGTCAAATGACCCAAGCACGACTGATCGGGGTGAATGTATTTTGGAGCTTTGTTACACTAGCCGCAACCAGCGCTGGTTATCGTAGTGGGTACATTCCTATGGTGCTGCTAGCCTGTTCCCTTGCATCATCTCTGTTGAACGTCATCATCAAGGCAGGTCGCACGCATCGCCGTTGGATTTACGTGCATCTTGCATTTCAGCTGCCTGCTCTGCTATGGTCAACAAATTTCTACAATGTGCTCGTACAGCTATTCGTTCCAATCACGGGCCGTTTCGGTGGATCGCGCAATCCAGAAGTGTTTATCTCGCTGCTAGCGGCCGCCGGGACGCTACTCTGTTGCAGCTATTGGATTCCGTTTATCGGCCAGTTGCGACATATGATGAATTTTACCGCCAAGTTATCGGCCATTATTGTACTAACACTGGCGCTGGCCTGTTTCAGCCCGCTTGGATTACCCTATAGGGATGAAAGCATGGCAAAGGATCCAACGCCCCAACGACACTACGTTACG CATACGTTCCGGGTGTTTCATGACGAGTACGGACTGTACACGCATTCCGACGCAGGGTTCCTGTTCCAGGAGATGGATAGAAACACACGAGCAACGCTTGAAGAGTATGTTGTACAGGGTGAAACGCTGGTTCCGATGCGACAGGTACAATCATGTGAGAAGGAACTTTTCTGCGCGTTACCGTTTTACTCCCTGTGGCATCAGATGCGATTTAA CAATTATTGGTTACCAGGCCCAGAACCGATCGTCGATAATATGGTCACAATGGCTTATCTAGGTACGGAGCAGCTGGACATGCGTACCCAGCGTTTAATGTTTACGTTGGAAGGAAGCATCCAATCTTCTATCATCATCGGACCGAAGGAGGGCGTACAGCTGGTCGGATGGTCGTTGCTCGATCATGTGCCACCGCCAGCAAAGTTCGCTGGTCGTGATGGACACTTTATCTTCATCACCCACGGTCTGCCAGGGAAGGCCTGGAACATGACCGTTGATGTGCAATACGATCAACCGAAAGATAATGGCAATTTGGTCGATATTGTCGTTACCACCAAGTACTGGGAGTATCAGCATATGCATACGGCCGATTTCGAGGAGCTGCTAGCAAGATTCCCATCATGGGCGCACGTTGTTCCATCGGTGGCGGTGGTTAGTGTGTTTCCGCTCTAA
- the LOC126559248 gene encoding sorting nexin-12 — translation MMAESDNTADATRRLNVKKQTLDDAYAIPANFLEIDVVNPMTTIAAGKKRYTDYEVRMRTNLPVFKVKESSVRRRYSDFEWLRNELERDSKIVVPPLPGKAWKRQMPFRGDDGIFDENFIEERRKGLEQFINKIAGHPLAQNERCLHMFLQEAAIDKNYVPGKIRNT, via the exons ATGATGGCGGAATCGGATAACACGGCTGACGCGACCCGACGACTAAATGTGAAAAAACAGACACTCGACGATGCGTACGCAATCCCGGCCAACTTCCTCGAAATTGACGTCGTAAACCCGATGACAACGATTGCGGCCGGAAAGAAACGGTACACCGACTACGAAGTGCGGATGCGG ACAAACCTACCGGTGTTTAAAGTGAAAGAATCCAGCGTCCGTCGCCGGTACAGTGATTTCGAATGGCTCAGGAACGAACTGGAGCGCGACAGCAAG ATTGTTGTTCCACCGCTACCCGGCAAAGCCTGGAAACGGCAGATGCCATTCCGCGGTGACGACGGCATATTTGACGAAAACTTTATCGAAGAGCGACGAAAAGGACTGGAACAGTTTATCAACAAAATTGCGGGCCATCCACTAGCGCAGAACGAACGTTGCTTACACATGTTTCTGCAGGAGGCGGCCATCGACAAAAACTATGTCCCCGGCAAGATTCGCAACACGTAA